TATATGGAAAGAACTATTGCTTGTCAGCCAAGAAACATGACAATCAACTGGAGAACCATCATGTAATGTGACCCCCCAGGTCCTGGTGTTTCAGGCGGGTGCAATGAAAGTCTGAAAATCAGTAAACGGGAGCACATTGATATTGTTAACATTTCAGACCTCATGACGTACAGTTCACACAGGGTTCGCCTTAACCATGTAACCTCGTTGGTGCAAACTAAGTTGGCCGACATTTTGCTTTTCACTGTTTGAACAACACTTTCACTAACAACTTTATTATTATCTATAAATCTTTCATTTACATAATATAAAAGGGTTTTTGTTTCACAGTTTAAAGACTTAAGTGTAACAATACCAGCATCCCAAATACTGTAgattagacaaaaaaaagaaacacagaacatTCTTTAAAAATACCTCTGAACACATGACACTTCTTCCAAGCAGTATCGCTAAACAAGTCGAGACAAGGAAACTTGAAATTAACTGGCAGAAGGCGCTACAATTTCTTCTTTAGCTACGTAGTCCTCCACACCCAACCCATCTTGTTTCATAGCTGCGTCTGCTGCTGCTGTGAGTCATCTCAGTGAGGGCCAGACTGGAAAACAAAGACGTCACTGGCTCATTCTAAGCCCAGCGATAGATCTCCCTGCTGAATACTggtcttctcctcctccctatTCACCAAGCATTTCTCCTGTAAAGGGGAAAACGGCAAAATACACAGATCAGCACCTTATTCGTAAAGTGCTTCAAAATTGGGCTGATCTGGACTGACCCTAACTTCAGCTTGTTAAATACTTTGGGGGAAAACCCCCAAGTGGAtggacacgcacgcacacacgcacgcacgcacgcacgcaccttGTCCCCAGCGTCAGCAAGTACGAGGATCACATCTTCCACATCATATTGCAGTGTGCCATCTTCTGAAACGTGACCCTCCAGCTCCACTCcctgaaatgttttgcatgttaGCAAATTACCAGATACTATTATCAAAAGCAGCTTGCAGGAGCATTTAGCGTTAACAAATGAGCACAGGATCCTACAACAGTACATCCACATGTGCTGTAACGGTCACCCATTGGAATGAGCAGGCCATTAAAAGAGCATTCTAACATTTACACACCAGTCCAGGCATGTGAATGCCGGTACGATCTAATTTCATCTAGTAACAGTTGTTCATCTCCATTCCAGTCAAGACATCAGACtagaaaacatttaacaggctgtaatatataaaaaaaaaaacataataccaATTCTAGATTGGAACAACCTTGTAAAGGAAACCAGGTGCATTCTGGGGGTCTGAGACATTATCAGTGTTCTTCTTGTCACCCGTCAtagcacctcctcctcctcccccctccccctcctcctcctcctcctcctcctcctcttcctcctcgttcTCTCCCATGCCAGCCCCCACAGTGGAGAGGGAGCGGCGTGGAGCAGGACAGGGAGGGGCCTTGGCTTTAGCATCCCCCTGAGGCTCAGGCGGCTGCTCCGAGTCATGGGGGGTGACGCTCTCTGACACGTCAGGCGGCGTGACATCACTCCCAGCCACCGCGGACTCCTGGGCGCGTCCTTCAACAGCGGAGTCGTCTTTCACGTGGCTAGAGGGCTCCGAAGCTCCATCCTGCCGGGGGTCACTCTGGTCCTCGGACGGGGCGTCACTCCCGACTCCATTGTCGCTGTCGCACGCCGACCGCCGCTTCGATGAAGGGGTGCCGATGGAGCTCAGCTCGTCCGAGAAGTCGGACGTTTCTGAAGTTAGGGCACCGGGGTTCGCCGTGCCGGGGACCGCGTCAGCCTCTCCTGCCGCTGCGGCCGGCTCCTCGGAGACGCTCTGCCTGGAGGTCTCGTTGCCGGACGGGACGGTCTCGTTACCGCCCTCGGGAGCGGCGGATGGGTAGAGGGCCGTGTGGTCCGACGGGAAGGCGGTGTTACAGGGGATCGGTGCCGAGATAGCCAGGGATTTCCTCTTCTTGGACTTGCTGTTAAGGGAGCGGAGACAGTAGAGGGTGAGAATCCGGGGAGGGTGGACATGCTCACATCTCAGTGTCAGGTCCTGTGGAGAATTAACTGTTCACATGACAGCATTATTCCCATTTTAAAACCACAATGTAGACTATGGCAGGGACAAGAGacgttttatattttattgtacatCCGAAACACTGACCTGTTGAGGCCCTTGATAATAAAAGCTTTCCCAGAATGCTGAGTCTCCAGCTTCTTCATCACGTTGTAAAGCTCATGGTTCAGCTGCCATCAATAGTGATCATCCTATTAGTCAATATTGGTTGACAAGCAGTACGTCTACATCACATTAAATTATCCATTTCAGGTATACAGTGGTGTTAAGTATGTATGAAGAAAATCAATATCTAAATGTCAGAAAAACAGATTTACCACACTCATTTCCTTGTAGAAGACATCCCTCAGgttggaaatgttttgaaagaCGGTCACGTAACATCCAATACGACTTTAGAGaagaatgaagaaatccagTCACATTGAAGCCCCTCAGTGTAAAGACGTCCAATGGGTTTGCAGGAATATACAAGACATCCACTCTCCATTTAAAATTCCACATGCCTGCCCTACACATTCTGAATGACGCACCCTGTTTGGTTAATTTATTATAaatgactaaccctaacccatttaaTACCCATGTATTGTTTGTTATTTCAGTCGTACTACCTTTGATAGAGAACAGGAAGCTCCTCCCTCATCTCGTTGTTGATTTCCTCAAACACACTCTGGGCCTTGTTGAACTCCTCCTCCGCCTGTTCAGAAAGAAAGGTCATTGAAATGCTTACAGGACCTTTA
This sequence is a window from Esox lucius isolate fEsoLuc1 chromosome 17, fEsoLuc1.pri, whole genome shotgun sequence. Protein-coding genes within it:
- the bin2b gene encoding bridging integrator 2b, with protein sequence MAENKTGPNIGAGAGFFAKRVQKSLSRAQEKVMQKLGKNMETKDEQFELYSQNLIKQQNDGSRLFKEVKAYYNAVKAMHETSKRLSQTLKDVYEPDWQGGEDLSVIMESEDLLWNDYEEKLSDQIVRTMENYTGQFQEVKERVAKRGRKLVDYDSSRHHLEALQSAKKKDDAKITKAEEEFNKAQSVFEEINNEMREELPVLYQSRIGCYVTVFQNISNLRDVFYKEMSVLNHELYNVMKKLETQHSGKAFIIKGLNSKSKKRKSLAISAPIPCNTAFPSDHTALYPSAAPEGGNETVPSGNETSRQSVSEEPAAAAGEADAVPGTANPGALTSETSDFSDELSSIGTPSSKRRSACDSDNGVGSDAPSEDQSDPRQDGASEPSSHVKDDSAVEGRAQESAVAGSDVTPPDVSESVTPHDSEQPPEPQGDAKAKAPPCPAPRRSLSTVGAGMGENEEEEEEEEEEEEGEGGGGGGAMTGDKKNTDNVSDPQNAPGFLYKGVELEGHVSEDGTLQYDVEDVILVLADAGDKEKCLVNREEEKTSIQQGDLSLGLE